Part of the Oryzias melastigma strain HK-1 linkage group LG11, ASM292280v2, whole genome shotgun sequence genome, ctcaaaaacaacagaagagcTGTTGTAACCAACatgcattaaaataatacaatgcAACTCTTCAGTAATTGTGCTGATGTGAAGAAAAATGGACTTTGAGACATGTCTTCTTTCCTGGGCTGTAGTTGGTTGGGACTGATGAATGTCAGTCATgctgagaacaaaaacaaaaatgagcaaTTACACAATTGTCtttatattgttgttttaaaaattccaaTAGTCAACCTATAGTCAATCTACAGTCAAACTACAGTCAACCTACGGTCAACCTATAGTCAACCTACAGTCAACCCATAGTCAACCTACAGTCAAACCCTTAGTCAGCCTACAGTCAACCTACAGTCAAACTACAGTCAACCTCCATCAACCTACAGTCAAACTACAGTCAACCTACAGTCAAACCCGAAGTCAACCTATAGTCAAACCCAAACTCAACCTTTAGTCAAACCAATAGTCAACCTACAGTCAACCTACAGTCAAATCCAAAGTCAACCTACAGTCAAACTACAGTCAACCTACAGTCAAACCCATAGTCAACCTGTAGTCAAACCCAAAGTCAACCTATAGTCAAACCCATAGTCAACCTACAGTAAACCCATAGTCAACCTACAGTCAACCCATAGTCAACCTACAGTCAACCTACAGTCAAACCCAAAGTCAACCTATAGTCAAACCAATAGTCAACCTACAGTAAACCCATAGTCAACCTACAGTCAACCTACAGTCAAACCCATAGTCAACCTACAGTCAAACCCATAGTCAACCTATAGTCAAACCCATAGTCAACCCAAAGTCAACCTACAGTCAAACCAATAGCCAACCTACAGTCAAACTACAGTCAAACCCAAAGTCAACCTACAGTCAACCTACAGTCAAACCCAAAGTCAAACTACAGTCAAACCCAAAGTCAACCTATAGTCAAACCCACAGTCAACCTCAGTCACCATTTAGTCAAACCCAAAGTGAACCTATAGTCAAACCCATAGTCAACCTACAGTAAACCCATAGTCAACCTACAGTCAACCTACAGTCAAACCCATAGTCAAACTACAGTCAAACCCAAAGTCAACCTACAGTCAAACTACAGTCAAACCCAAAGTCAACCTATAGTCAAACCCACAGTCAACCTACAGTCAAACCAATAGTCAACCTACAGTCAAACCCAAAGTCAACCTATAGTCAAACCCACAGTCAACCTACAGTCAAACTACAGTCAAACCCAAAGTCAACCTACAGTCAAACCAATAGTCAGCCTACAGTCCCCCTACAGTCAACCTATAGTCAAACCCAAAGTCAACCTACAGTCAAACCAATAGTCAACCTACAGTCAACCTCAGTCACCCTACAGTCAACCTCAGTCAAACTACAGTCAACCTCAGTACTTGAGCTTTTATCTCAAGTCAAGTCTTGACTCTCAACTATTTGAGGATGAGTCTAAAGTCTTTAAAGGTGAATTTGAAGTGAAGGCTCAAGTCATGGCATATAAAACTTGAGTGCGACTCAAGTCTAAGTCCCTATCGCGGTGTAGAGGAGCTGCAGAAGGATGTGGGGCTGCATCTCTGCTTCAAGAATCAGTTCGTTGATCCTGAAGGTAttactattttaattttgttttcatttctacagGGCTTACCTGGAACAAGGCACTATGTCCCTCAGCAACTATTACCAAGATCTAGGGAGGTGGTGGAGTTCTGTGACCAGTGGAGCCCAAATGGCTTTTGAGGCGGAGATCAGTAATCTCAGCAGACACCTCAATCAGAATCTGGAGAATTTTAGAAGACACTCCTTTTTCCACACGCTGTCTGCGGAGGTCCAACAAAGACTGGAGGACATCAGAGAGGTCATTGCCCAACACCTCAAGAACTTAGACTTCAGATCGCTGCGTGAGGCTGTGGAGAGGAGGATTGGTGAACTGAGGGGCCAGCTGGCACACACCTTCCAAAACCTGCTGCAAAATAAGATCGAAGTCGCCCAGGAGGTGAGTGAGAAAGTGACGAATAACCTGGATAATTTCAGTGAGAACTGGAACTCCCTGGTGAACATGTACAGCACCGTGCTGCAACAGTATAAGAAAATACTGGAAGTTAGGCTGAAAAAGAAAGGAGAACACAAAGGAGGTCACAGAGGAGGTCACAGAGGAGGTCACAGAGGAGGTCACAGAAGAGGTCACACAGGAGGGCACAGAAAAGGCATGAAAGGAGGCAGCACAGAAGTCGGGGGCAGATCCAGCGAAAGAGACACGAGAAGACCCAGCGAAAGAGACATGAGAAGACCCAGCGAAAGGGACACGAGAAGACCCAGCGAAAGGGACACGAGAAGACCCAGCGAAAGAGACACGAGAAGATCTGGCAATAAAGAAATGAGACGATCTGGCAACAGAAACATGAGTAGATGCGGCAATAGAGAC contains:
- the LOC112160979 gene encoding uncharacterized protein DR_0269; this encodes MMFSRSCITTSDSCCYKSSNLVGQTFSSRAPPPAKDVGLISPRDEAFAASTMKLLVLLAIVTLTGVCADHMMVAQNEAMQGAWQTKNHHHGHRHHQGHHHHQGHHHHQGHHHHQGHHHHHSHPHPLLDIRRITEMLRAYLEQGTMSLSNYYQDLGRWWSSVTSGAQMAFEAEISNLSRHLNQNLENFRRHSFFHTLSAEVQQRLEDIREVIAQHLKNLDFRSLREAVERRIGELRGQLAHTFQNLLQNKIEVAQEVSEKVTNNLDNFSENWNSLVNMYSTVLQQYKKILEVRLKKKGEHKGGHRGGHRGGHRGGHRRGHTGGHRKGMKGGSTEVGGRSSERDTRRPSERDMRRPSERDTRRPSERDTRRPSERDTRRSGNKEMRRSGNRNMSRCGNRDGSTCRNRDMSRTSNRNVSRCGNRDGSTCGNRERSRSSRGANEISSKGSMKRKRKASKRGGSKQSSEEENRGDTQKKVHAWLSAFSESMDRHSH